One genomic segment of Flavobacteriaceae bacterium includes these proteins:
- a CDS encoding NAD-dependent malic enzyme: MDYFEKSLVLHKHLKGKWEINSRFPLENADDLSVAYTPGVASVCESIAKDTSMAYDLTMKGNTVAIVSDGSAVLGLGDIGPEAAIPVMEGKAILFKKFAGINGVPVVINAHTSEDIITTVKTIAPTFGGINLEDIKAPKCFEIEKALQDIGIPVFHDDQHGTAIVLLAALINAGKVIGKPVEEMKIVVNGAGAAGTAIARLLRCVGHDPNVCVPANDVLVCDSKGIISRDRTDLNEYKKELLAYSNKQHLSGSLKDALKGADCFIGVSKGNLLDGNDIRSMNTDAIVLAMANPIPEIMPDIAKRGGARIVGTGRSDFPNQVNNVSVFPGIFKGALKAKSKRITEIMKIAAAHALAGCVKNISEDNILPSPLSLETANIVADEVAKVALAEATL, from the coding sequence ATGGATTATTTTGAAAAATCATTAGTACTACACAAACACTTAAAGGGAAAATGGGAAATTAATTCCCGGTTCCCTCTGGAAAACGCCGATGATTTATCAGTAGCGTATACCCCGGGTGTAGCATCGGTCTGTGAGTCTATTGCCAAAGATACTTCTATGGCCTATGACTTGACAATGAAAGGAAATACGGTGGCCATTGTTTCCGACGGATCTGCGGTCTTGGGATTAGGTGATATTGGCCCGGAAGCAGCCATTCCTGTAATGGAAGGGAAAGCTATTTTATTTAAAAAGTTTGCCGGAATTAATGGAGTTCCGGTAGTGATCAATGCCCATACTTCAGAAGATATTATTACTACAGTAAAAACGATAGCCCCTACTTTTGGGGGGATAAATTTAGAAGACATCAAAGCACCAAAATGTTTTGAAATTGAAAAAGCACTTCAAGATATAGGGATTCCTGTTTTTCACGATGATCAGCACGGAACTGCCATTGTACTGTTGGCAGCATTGATCAATGCCGGTAAGGTAATCGGAAAACCTGTTGAAGAAATGAAAATTGTAGTTAACGGAGCAGGAGCAGCCGGAACCGCGATTGCCAGATTGTTGCGTTGTGTGGGACACGACCCTAATGTTTGTGTCCCGGCAAATGATGTACTGGTTTGTGATTCAAAAGGTATTATATCCAGAGACAGAACGGATTTAAACGAATACAAAAAAGAACTTTTGGCTTACAGCAACAAACAGCATCTTTCGGGAAGTTTGAAAGATGCTTTAAAAGGAGCAGATTGTTTTATAGGAGTATCTAAGGGAAATCTTTTAGACGGAAATGATATTCGATCAATGAATACCGATGCAATTGTACTGGCAATGGCTAACCCCATTCCTGAAATTATGCCGGACATTGCAAAAAGAGGAGGGGCAAGAATTGTGGGTACGGGACGTAGCGATTTTCCAAATCAAGTGAATAATGTATCTGTTTTTCCGGGAATTTTTAAAGGTGCTTTAAAAGCCAAATCAAAGCGAATTACAGAGATTATGAAAATAGCGGCAGCACATGCCTTAGCCGGTTGCGTTAAGAATATATCGGAAGATAATATACTGCCAAGCCCTTTATCTTTGGAAACAGCAAATATTGTTGCAGATGAAGTTGCCAAAGTAGCCTTAGCAGAAGCAACTCTTTAA
- a CDS encoding Rieske 2Fe-2S domain-containing protein: MEKKIIWHKVLSNKKELPEGRVKTVTANHKGICLTHYKGKFSALDNSCPHQGGPLGEGSIENGLLRCPWHGWDFDPCTGAPPGGYDDGIDTFPVKEQDGAIFVGVEEEAPHEETVSDVMIETMVNWGIDTVFGMVGHSNLAVADAMKRQEEKGKLRYFGIRHEGAASFAASGYAKLTGKPAACFGIAGPGATNMFTGMWDAKVDRVPLLALSGQVNTQVVGTGAFQEVDLVNAFGSVSEFNHAVHTNSNHSELMSLAIKNALVKRDVSHLTFPDEVAFSKKPKREKAQTPENRITPFNISPPKEMLRKAVECIINAKRPAIIVGHGARFQMKAITAYAESLNCPVITTFKGKGLIADDHELGCGVLGRSGTPVASWFMNESDLLIVFGASFSNHTGITPKKPIIQVDFDPMALSKFHKVDVALWGEISETIALLETQTKGKTKTINQRKEIAERWSYWRKEKESRLRDTGSKRLSSIAVFDAMNTVVPEDAVIAVDVGNNTYSFGRYFEPKNQAVLMSGYLGSIGFALPAAMGAWAAKGHERPIWSVSGDGGLGQYLTEITTLVKYDMNIKHIVLNNSELGKISKEQRSAKVDVWHTSLKNPSFAQFAENCGALGIRVEKPEELIPAMEKLKNHNGPALLEVMTDVNLI, translated from the coding sequence TTTGGCATAAGGTACTAAGTAATAAAAAAGAACTCCCTGAAGGTCGTGTAAAAACAGTTACGGCAAATCATAAAGGGATCTGTCTGACACATTATAAAGGCAAATTTTCAGCATTGGATAATAGCTGTCCGCATCAGGGCGGCCCGCTGGGAGAAGGTTCTATAGAAAATGGGCTGTTGCGGTGTCCGTGGCATGGCTGGGATTTTGACCCTTGCACGGGAGCACCTCCGGGAGGGTATGATGACGGAATTGATACCTTTCCGGTAAAAGAACAGGACGGTGCAATTTTTGTTGGAGTTGAAGAAGAAGCTCCTCATGAAGAAACAGTATCTGACGTAATGATAGAAACAATGGTGAATTGGGGAATTGACACTGTTTTTGGAATGGTAGGACATAGCAATCTGGCAGTAGCAGATGCTATGAAAAGGCAAGAAGAAAAAGGAAAATTAAGATATTTTGGGATTCGCCATGAAGGTGCTGCTTCTTTTGCTGCTTCCGGATATGCAAAACTTACGGGAAAACCGGCTGCATGTTTTGGAATTGCAGGGCCCGGAGCTACAAATATGTTTACGGGAATGTGGGATGCCAAAGTAGACCGCGTACCCTTATTAGCGCTTTCCGGACAGGTAAATACACAAGTAGTAGGCACCGGAGCTTTCCAGGAAGTAGATTTAGTGAACGCCTTTGGAAGTGTTTCCGAATTTAATCATGCCGTTCATACCAACTCAAATCATAGTGAATTAATGTCTTTAGCCATTAAAAACGCATTAGTGAAACGAGATGTTTCGCATCTTACTTTTCCGGATGAAGTGGCATTTAGTAAGAAACCGAAAAGAGAAAAAGCACAAACTCCGGAAAACCGTATCACACCGTTCAATATTTCTCCTCCAAAAGAGATGTTACGGAAAGCAGTGGAGTGTATCATCAATGCAAAAAGACCTGCCATTATCGTAGGTCATGGAGCACGTTTTCAAATGAAAGCTATCACCGCTTATGCGGAAAGCCTGAACTGCCCGGTGATTACAACATTTAAAGGCAAGGGCCTAATTGCAGACGACCATGAATTGGGTTGCGGTGTTTTAGGTAGGAGTGGAACGCCCGTTGCTTCCTGGTTTATGAACGAATCCGACTTGCTAATCGTTTTTGGAGCGTCATTTTCCAATCATACGGGGATTACCCCTAAAAAACCTATTATCCAGGTAGATTTTGACCCTATGGCATTGAGCAAGTTTCACAAAGTGGATGTAGCACTTTGGGGAGAGATATCTGAAACCATTGCACTGTTGGAAACCCAAACAAAAGGAAAGACAAAAACGATAAACCAACGCAAAGAAATTGCCGAACGATGGAGTTATTGGAGAAAGGAAAAAGAAAGCAGATTACGAGATACCGGTAGTAAAAGATTGAGTTCTATTGCCGTATTTGATGCCATGAATACAGTGGTCCCGGAAGATGCTGTAATTGCAGTTGACGTAGGAAACAATACCTATTCTTTTGGCCGTTATTTTGAGCCTAAAAACCAGGCTGTTTTAATGTCAGGCTATTTAGGATCTATTGGATTTGCATTACCTGCAGCTATGGGAGCATGGGCAGCAAAAGGGCATGAAAGACCCATTTGGTCAGTATCGGGAGATGGAGGCTTAGGACAATATTTGACGGAAATAACTACCTTGGTAAAGTACGATATGAATATCAAACATATTGTTCTTAATAATTCGGAGCTCGGAAAAATATCTAAAGAACAACGATCAGCGAAAGTAGATGTTTGGCATACGTCGCTTAAAAACCCAAGCTTTGCCCAATTTGCCGAAAATTGCGGAGCACTGGGAATCAGAGTAGAAAAGCCCGAAGAGTTAATCCCGGCAATGGAAAAACTTAAAAACCACAATGGTCCGGCACTTTTAGAAGTTATGACCGATGTAAATTTAATATAA